The following are encoded together in the Lathyrus oleraceus cultivar Zhongwan6 chromosome 3, CAAS_Psat_ZW6_1.0, whole genome shotgun sequence genome:
- the LOC127125828 gene encoding probable E3 ubiquitin-protein ligase RHG1A isoform X2, whose translation MGHRHVYNASSPMFEGEADQNWNHMHTDQHHVNHEGTSSSENGSFIYPAENISIDNIYFPSHWNSNTRSNGYASSGPSIEVPPPHPPPPPPPPLPQQLDTPGTSNDHFMHTSNAGPFFAVSENYVHPPPSSSNYDRHAFHVDSGFIDLTMGSGRGHHKRKSPGIPSVYERGSSSGYFNAGSSTDLPTPPESWPEKPNMNSQYMPWDHVAMTPTFRGAGLSMKGESSVRNVRSRSALDLESNLSRTHLPINHSLNSYLTASPFGHCSLADLSAQVTTPLTRDWSQMNVTPANGRVLLPDASTSGLETSHFPVGNAATASSNAPADVGSFHHEFGTSRNPTTAQSFQNLTQPARGTRSNYSQRSTPAFRASSNLRMSHAVPSDNGLPMVAEGYSSRHPRPLTTVGWRNGDRNGRSRISSERYRSLADEAGLHARFSSEGFMIVERASLYGSRNILDQHRDMRMDVDNMSYEELLALGERIGQVNTGLSEDVLSKCLTETIYCSSDQCQDEGSCVICLEEYKNMDDVGTLKTCGHDYHVSCIKKWLSMKKLCPICKSSVLPEDKKDK comes from the exons ATGGGGCATAGACATGTATATAATGCATCATCTCCAATGTTTGAGGGTGAAGCTGACCAGAATTGGAATCACATGCATACTGATCAACATCATGTGAACCACG AGGGGACTAGCTCTTCAGAGAATGGTTCTTTTATTTATCCTGCGGAAAATATATCTATAGATAATATTTATTTCCCCTCTCATTGGAACTCCAACACAAGATCAAATGGATATGCATCCTCAGGCCCCAGCATTGAAGTGCCTCCTCCACatcctcctcctcctcctccacCACCTCTTCCTCAGCAATTGGACACACCAGGCACTTCTAACGATCATTTTATGCATACATCTAATGCTGGACCTTTCTTTGCAGTATCTGAAAATTATGTACACCCGCCTCCGTCTTCTTCCAATTATGACAGACATGCATTTCATGTTGATAGTGGTTTTATTGATCTTACAATGGGAAGTGGACGGGGGCATCACAAGAGGAAGAGCCCTGGAATTCCTTCAGTTTACGAGAGAGGCAGTTCAAGTGGATATTTCAATGCTGGGAGCTCAACCGATCTTCCTACACCTCCAGAATCATGGCCAGAGAAACCAAATATGAATTCTCAATATATGCCCTGGGATCATGTTGCTATGACACCCACATTCAGAGGTGCTGGCCTCTCAATGAAGGGTGAGAGCTCTGTACGGAATGTAAGGAGCCGTTCTGCACTTGATCTGGAATCCAACCTGTCTAGGACCCATTTACCAATTAACCATTCACTCAACTCGTACCTTACTGCCTCACCATTCGGCCATTGTAGCTTGGCGGATCTTTCAGCTCAGGTTACTACCCCTTTGACAAGGGATTGGAGCCAAATGAATGTAACTCCTGCTAATGGAAGAGTGTTATTACCAG ATGCTAGTACTTCTGGTCTTGAGACAAGTCACTTCCCTGTTGGAAATGCTGCTACTGCTTCTAGTAATGCTCCTGCAGATGTTGGAAGCTTCCATCATGAATTTGGTACAAGCAGAAATCCTACTACTGCTCAAAGTTTTCAAAATTTGACTCAACCTGCTAGGGGAACTCGAAGTAATTACTCTCAGAGATCCACTCCAGCTTTCAGGGCTTCTTCAAACTTGCGCATGTCCCATGCGGTACCTTCAGATAATGGACTGCCTATGGTAGCTGAAGGTTACTCTTCTAGACATCCAAGGCCGTTGACCACTGTTGGCTGGCGGAACGGTGACAGAAATGGAAGGTCTAGAATTTCGAGTGAAAGATATAGATCGTTGGCTGATGAGGCTGGGCTCCATGCTAGATTTTCCTCTGAG GGCTTCATGATTGTTGAGCGTGCTTCACTGTATGGCTCTAGGAATATACTTGATCAGCACAGAGACATGAGAATGGACGTAGATAACATGAGCTATGAG GAACTTCTTGCACTTGGGGAGAGGATTGGCCAGGTGAACACAGGATTGTCTGAGGATGTGCTTTCCAAGTGTTTGACAGAAACAATATATTGTTCATCTGACCAATGCCAGGATGAAGGAAGCTGTGTGATCTGTCTG GAAGAGTACAAGAATATGGACGATGTTGGGACACTTAAAACTTGTGGACATGACTATCATGTGAGCTGCATTAAAAAGTGGTTATCTATGAAGAAACTATGTCCTATCTGCAAATCTTCTGTTTTGCCTGAGGATAAGAAGGATAAATAA
- the LOC127125828 gene encoding probable E3 ubiquitin-protein ligase RHG1A isoform X1, with the protein MGHRHVYNASSPMFEGEADQNWNHMHTDQHHVNHEGTSSSENGSFIYPAENISIDNIYFPSHWNSNTRSNGYASSGPSIEVPPPHPPPPPPPPLPQQLDTPGTSNDHFMHTSNAGPFFAVSENYVHPPPSSSNYDRHAFHVDSGFIDLTMGSGRGHHKRKSPGIPSVYERGSSSGYFNAGSSTDLPTPPESWPEKPNMNSQYMPWDHVAMTPTFRGAGLSMKGESSVRNVRSRSALDLESNLSRTHLPINHSLNSYLTASPFGHCSLADLSAQVTTPLTRDWSQMNVTPANGRVLLPDASTSGLETSHFPVGNAATASSNAPADVGSFHHEFGTSRNPTTAQSFQNLTQPARGTRSNYSQRSTPAFRASSNLRMSHAVPSDNGLPMVAEGYSSRHPRPLTTVGWRNGDRNGRSRISSERYRSLADEAGLHARFSSEVPGFMIVERASLYGSRNILDQHRDMRMDVDNMSYEELLALGERIGQVNTGLSEDVLSKCLTETIYCSSDQCQDEGSCVICLEEYKNMDDVGTLKTCGHDYHVSCIKKWLSMKKLCPICKSSVLPEDKKDK; encoded by the exons ATGGGGCATAGACATGTATATAATGCATCATCTCCAATGTTTGAGGGTGAAGCTGACCAGAATTGGAATCACATGCATACTGATCAACATCATGTGAACCACG AGGGGACTAGCTCTTCAGAGAATGGTTCTTTTATTTATCCTGCGGAAAATATATCTATAGATAATATTTATTTCCCCTCTCATTGGAACTCCAACACAAGATCAAATGGATATGCATCCTCAGGCCCCAGCATTGAAGTGCCTCCTCCACatcctcctcctcctcctccacCACCTCTTCCTCAGCAATTGGACACACCAGGCACTTCTAACGATCATTTTATGCATACATCTAATGCTGGACCTTTCTTTGCAGTATCTGAAAATTATGTACACCCGCCTCCGTCTTCTTCCAATTATGACAGACATGCATTTCATGTTGATAGTGGTTTTATTGATCTTACAATGGGAAGTGGACGGGGGCATCACAAGAGGAAGAGCCCTGGAATTCCTTCAGTTTACGAGAGAGGCAGTTCAAGTGGATATTTCAATGCTGGGAGCTCAACCGATCTTCCTACACCTCCAGAATCATGGCCAGAGAAACCAAATATGAATTCTCAATATATGCCCTGGGATCATGTTGCTATGACACCCACATTCAGAGGTGCTGGCCTCTCAATGAAGGGTGAGAGCTCTGTACGGAATGTAAGGAGCCGTTCTGCACTTGATCTGGAATCCAACCTGTCTAGGACCCATTTACCAATTAACCATTCACTCAACTCGTACCTTACTGCCTCACCATTCGGCCATTGTAGCTTGGCGGATCTTTCAGCTCAGGTTACTACCCCTTTGACAAGGGATTGGAGCCAAATGAATGTAACTCCTGCTAATGGAAGAGTGTTATTACCAG ATGCTAGTACTTCTGGTCTTGAGACAAGTCACTTCCCTGTTGGAAATGCTGCTACTGCTTCTAGTAATGCTCCTGCAGATGTTGGAAGCTTCCATCATGAATTTGGTACAAGCAGAAATCCTACTACTGCTCAAAGTTTTCAAAATTTGACTCAACCTGCTAGGGGAACTCGAAGTAATTACTCTCAGAGATCCACTCCAGCTTTCAGGGCTTCTTCAAACTTGCGCATGTCCCATGCGGTACCTTCAGATAATGGACTGCCTATGGTAGCTGAAGGTTACTCTTCTAGACATCCAAGGCCGTTGACCACTGTTGGCTGGCGGAACGGTGACAGAAATGGAAGGTCTAGAATTTCGAGTGAAAGATATAGATCGTTGGCTGATGAGGCTGGGCTCCATGCTAGATTTTCCTCTGAGGTACCG GGCTTCATGATTGTTGAGCGTGCTTCACTGTATGGCTCTAGGAATATACTTGATCAGCACAGAGACATGAGAATGGACGTAGATAACATGAGCTATGAG GAACTTCTTGCACTTGGGGAGAGGATTGGCCAGGTGAACACAGGATTGTCTGAGGATGTGCTTTCCAAGTGTTTGACAGAAACAATATATTGTTCATCTGACCAATGCCAGGATGAAGGAAGCTGTGTGATCTGTCTG GAAGAGTACAAGAATATGGACGATGTTGGGACACTTAAAACTTGTGGACATGACTATCATGTGAGCTGCATTAAAAAGTGGTTATCTATGAAGAAACTATGTCCTATCTGCAAATCTTCTGTTTTGCCTGAGGATAAGAAGGATAAATAA